The Leptolyngbyaceae cyanobacterium genome window below encodes:
- a CDS encoding adenylate/guanylate cyclase domain-containing protein produces MVDLKLRVYIEDNIEKTLTVNRDQFILGRALECDLSLPYFGISRHHARIFKTPEGVWFLEDLGSKNGTVLNGNFITSPQMVNHGDVIQLGSIYLSVMLGDDKSDFQKGDMETQVVGVTIFRNVQDLQKQWIQADNQGDDANRQEIAIARLKDLLDIAKGLNSAESIEAIFKAAQTVVFRYLNSIERLALLIDVDGFGKLEFLNGAARDAYENDHFVLDGNWVSRSICQKVFAERVAIQTADAQRDSRFDNEQSIIDKGIHSVMAVPLWDENRVVGVLYADGHISFDDSAQKNEEDISFFSTLGNLVASSVQRWLLTRKLRNEESIRHRLERYHSPAVVQQMMTAGTLENGRISPKESEISILFADIVGFTALSERLKPGEIAELLNSFFEEMLQEVFAVNGTLDKFIGDCIMAFFGAPEPQSDHADRALNAAKGMLDRLDKLNADKLLREPLQLRIAINSGKAVVGDVGSSQRVDYTVLGGTINLASRMEAICPVGKCVVSETTYSLLRPSMRLGLDDMGEYRFKGIDRPIRVYYTHRSSFMP; encoded by the coding sequence GGATCAGTTTATACTAGGTAGGGCGTTGGAGTGCGATTTATCATTGCCTTATTTTGGCATTTCTCGCCATCATGCTCGCATTTTTAAAACGCCTGAAGGAGTTTGGTTTCTGGAGGATCTGGGTAGTAAAAACGGTACGGTATTAAATGGTAATTTTATTACCTCTCCTCAGATGGTTAATCACGGTGATGTGATTCAATTAGGGAGTATTTATTTAAGTGTAATGCTTGGGGATGATAAATCGGATTTCCAAAAAGGTGATATGGAAACCCAAGTGGTAGGAGTTACGATTTTTCGTAACGTACAAGATTTGCAAAAGCAGTGGATACAAGCGGATAATCAAGGGGATGATGCAAATCGGCAAGAAATTGCGATCGCGCGTTTAAAAGACTTATTAGATATCGCTAAAGGTTTGAATTCAGCCGAATCTATAGAAGCAATTTTTAAAGCTGCTCAAACAGTTGTTTTTCGTTATCTTAATAGTATTGAGCGGTTGGCTTTATTAATTGATGTAGATGGTTTTGGCAAGTTGGAATTTTTAAACGGTGCTGCCAGAGATGCGTATGAAAACGATCATTTCGTGTTAGATGGGAATTGGGTTAGTCGCAGCATTTGCCAAAAGGTTTTTGCAGAAAGAGTGGCAATTCAAACGGCTGATGCTCAAAGAGATTCGCGATTTGATAACGAACAAAGCATTATTGATAAAGGCATTCATAGCGTAATGGCCGTACCTCTTTGGGATGAAAATAGAGTAGTGGGAGTTCTTTACGCTGATGGGCATATTTCTTTTGATGATTCTGCTCAAAAGAACGAGGAAGATATTAGCTTTTTTTCGACTTTAGGAAACTTGGTGGCTTCCAGCGTGCAACGTTGGTTGCTAACGCGAAAATTGAGAAATGAAGAGTCAATCCGTCATCGATTGGAACGATATCACTCTCCGGCTGTCGTGCAACAAATGATGACGGCGGGAACTTTAGAAAATGGCCGCATCTCTCCTAAAGAAAGCGAAATTAGTATTTTGTTTGCTGATATTGTTGGTTTTACGGCTCTTTCCGAACGGTTGAAGCCGGGAGAAATTGCGGAATTATTGAATAGTTTTTTTGAGGAAATGTTGCAGGAAGTTTTCGCAGTGAACGGTACTTTGGATAAGTTTATTGGTGATTGTATTATGGCATTTTTTGGTGCGCCAGAGCCGCAGTCAGATCACGCAGATAGGGCTTTGAATGCTGCGAAAGGTATGCTCGATCGCTTGGATAAATTAAATGCCGATAAACTACTTAGGGAACCCCTACAATTACGCATTGCGATTAATAGTGGTAAGGCGGTGGTAGGAGACGTGGGAAGTTCTCAAAGAGTTGATTATACGGTGTTGGGCGGTACGATTAATTTGGCTTCTCGGATGGAAGCAATTTGTCCTGTGGGTAAGTGTGTGGTCAGCGAAACAACTTACAGTTTGTTGCGTCCTTCTATGCGTTTGGGTTTAGATGATATGGGAGAATATCGCTTTAAAGGTATCGATCGACCGATTCGGGTTTACTATACTCATAGAAGTAGTTTTATGCCATAG